In Plantibacter sp. PA-3-X8, one DNA window encodes the following:
- the ppk2 gene encoding polyphosphate kinase 2: MQQLVSHYAPPPALDQVDGYQVVDVDDDDPILLDASGSHIDTWREGYPYAERMSREQYESDKRLLQIELLKLQNWIKANDRRLVVVFEGRDAAGKGGTIKRFTEHLNPRGARVVALEKPTTRESTQWYFQRYVQHLPAAGEIVLFDRSWYNRAGVERVMGFCTPAQYDEFMRQAPLFEQMLVGDGVDLVKFWFSVSADEQRTRFAIRQVDPVRQWKLSPMDLASLDKWGDYTRAKEAMLEATDTADAPWTIVKSNDKKRARVEAMRHVLHRFDYDNKDHEVVGTPDTNIVGPAASVYERGERNLGD, translated from the coding sequence ATGCAGCAGCTCGTCTCGCACTACGCCCCGCCGCCCGCACTCGACCAGGTCGACGGCTACCAGGTGGTCGACGTCGACGACGACGACCCCATCCTGCTCGACGCCTCCGGCAGCCACATCGACACGTGGCGCGAGGGCTACCCGTACGCCGAGCGCATGTCGCGAGAGCAGTACGAGAGCGACAAGCGACTGCTCCAGATCGAGCTGCTGAAGCTGCAGAACTGGATCAAGGCGAACGACCGTCGGCTGGTCGTCGTGTTCGAGGGACGCGACGCGGCCGGCAAGGGCGGCACGATCAAGCGCTTCACGGAGCACCTCAACCCGCGCGGCGCCCGCGTCGTCGCGCTGGAGAAGCCCACCACCCGCGAGTCCACGCAGTGGTACTTCCAGCGCTATGTCCAGCACCTGCCGGCCGCCGGCGAGATCGTGCTGTTCGACCGGTCCTGGTACAACCGCGCGGGCGTCGAACGCGTGATGGGGTTCTGCACCCCGGCGCAGTACGACGAGTTCATGCGCCAGGCCCCGCTGTTCGAGCAGATGCTCGTCGGTGACGGCGTCGACCTCGTGAAGTTCTGGTTCTCCGTCTCCGCCGACGAGCAGCGCACGCGCTTCGCGATCCGCCAGGTCGACCCGGTGCGACAGTGGAAGCTCTCCCCGATGGACCTGGCCTCACTCGACAAGTGGGGCGACTACACCCGCGCGAAGGAGGCGATGCTCGAGGCGACGGACACGGCCGACGCCCCGTGGACGATCGTCAAGAGCAACGACAAGAAGCGCGCCAGGGTCGAGGCGATGCGGCATGTGCTGCACCGCTTCGACTACGACAACAAGGACCACGAGGTCGTCGGCACGCCCGACACCAACATCGTCGGGCCAGCGGCCTCGGTCTACGAACGCGGCGAGCGCAACCTCGGCGACTGA
- a CDS encoding biotin/lipoate A/B protein ligase family protein, producing MHGEYKVPGGKLVVVDLEVVDDRIADFRLAGDFFLEPDDALALIDRAVTGLPATTDAAGLAAAIRGALPEDAVLLGFTPEAVATAIRRSLAKATGWGDYDWQLIHEGSVSPQLHLALDEVLTNEVGEGRRGPTLRIWEWDQSAVVIGSFQSLKNEVDLDNAKANGFEVVRRVSGGGAMMMQRGGIITYSLYVPAELVNGMTFADSYAYLDDWVLVALRSLGIEATYQPLNDITSPSGKIGGAAQKRLGNGAVLHHVTMSYDMDGELMTQVLRIGREKLSDKGTTSAAKRVDPLRSQTGLSRAEIIDRMKDTFVEITGATPGHVTDAERAAAEQLVTDKFATDAWLTRVP from the coding sequence ATGCATGGTGAGTACAAGGTCCCGGGTGGCAAGCTCGTCGTCGTCGATCTCGAGGTGGTCGACGACCGCATCGCGGACTTCCGCCTCGCCGGTGACTTCTTCCTCGAACCCGACGATGCGCTCGCGCTGATCGACCGCGCCGTCACCGGGCTCCCCGCCACCACGGACGCCGCAGGTCTCGCCGCCGCCATCCGCGGCGCCCTGCCGGAAGATGCCGTGCTCCTCGGGTTCACGCCCGAGGCGGTCGCGACGGCCATTCGCCGCTCCCTCGCGAAGGCGACGGGCTGGGGCGACTACGACTGGCAGCTCATCCACGAGGGCTCGGTGTCGCCGCAACTCCACCTCGCGCTCGACGAGGTCCTGACGAACGAGGTCGGCGAGGGCCGCCGCGGTCCGACGCTCCGCATCTGGGAGTGGGACCAGTCGGCGGTCGTCATCGGCAGCTTCCAGTCGCTCAAGAACGAGGTCGACCTCGACAACGCGAAGGCGAACGGCTTCGAGGTCGTCCGCCGCGTCTCCGGCGGTGGCGCGATGATGATGCAGCGCGGTGGCATCATCACCTACTCGCTCTACGTCCCCGCCGAGCTCGTGAACGGCATGACCTTCGCCGACTCCTACGCCTACCTCGACGACTGGGTGCTCGTCGCCCTGCGTTCGCTCGGCATCGAGGCGACGTACCAGCCGCTCAACGACATCACGAGCCCGTCGGGAAAGATCGGCGGTGCCGCGCAGAAGCGGCTCGGGAACGGCGCCGTGCTGCACCACGTCACGATGAGCTACGACATGGACGGCGAGCTCATGACGCAGGTGCTCCGCATCGGGCGTGAGAAGCTCAGCGACAAGGGCACCACCTCGGCCGCCAAACGCGTCGACCCGCTCCGCAGCCAGACCGGGCTCTCGCGGGCCGAGATCATCGATCGCATGAAGGACACCTTCGTCGAGATCACCGGCGCGACCCCTGGCCATGTCACGGATGCCGAGCGCGCCGCCGCCGAGCAGCTCGTCACCGACAAGTTCGCCACCGACGCCTGGCTCACCCGCGTCCCGTAG
- a CDS encoding LacI family DNA-binding transcriptional regulator has translation MMQSGQGAPTLEMVAARAGVSRATVSRVVNGSPKVTAEVVAVVNEAIAALDYVPNRAARSLASRRTQVIALVVPESTARVFSDPFFASVVQGVALELAETDYTLNLLIASEANSEKTRRYLLGGNVDGALVVSHHSGDHSYTRLGQELPIVFGGRPMGADVVDSTYVDVDNVEGARTAARHLIEAGRTRIAMIAGRQDMPGGVDRLAGWRAELELAGLPHDLVEVGDFSPADGAAAMRRLLARGVPIDGLFAANDQMAAGAYSVIREAGLTIPGDIAVVGYDDDRYGETAAPPLTTIAQSPVDLGAEMARVLVRRLAGEPVERVTMMPTRLVPRASV, from the coding sequence ATGATGCAGTCCGGTCAAGGAGCCCCCACGCTCGAGATGGTGGCGGCACGCGCAGGCGTCTCCCGCGCGACCGTGTCGCGCGTCGTCAACGGCTCGCCGAAGGTCACGGCCGAGGTCGTCGCGGTCGTGAACGAGGCGATCGCCGCGCTCGACTACGTCCCGAACCGCGCCGCTCGGTCGCTGGCCTCCCGCCGGACCCAGGTCATCGCGCTCGTCGTCCCGGAGTCGACCGCCCGGGTGTTCTCGGACCCCTTCTTCGCGTCGGTCGTGCAGGGCGTCGCGCTCGAACTGGCGGAGACCGACTACACGCTCAACCTCCTCATCGCGAGTGAGGCGAACTCCGAGAAGACCCGCCGCTACCTGCTCGGCGGCAACGTCGACGGCGCGCTCGTCGTGTCACACCACAGCGGTGACCACTCGTACACCCGACTCGGCCAGGAGCTCCCGATCGTGTTCGGCGGTCGCCCGATGGGTGCCGACGTCGTCGACAGCACCTACGTCGACGTCGACAACGTCGAGGGCGCGAGGACCGCTGCCCGTCACCTCATCGAGGCCGGCAGGACGCGGATCGCGATGATCGCGGGCCGGCAGGACATGCCGGGTGGGGTCGACCGACTCGCCGGGTGGCGTGCGGAGCTCGAGCTCGCGGGTCTTCCACACGACCTCGTCGAGGTGGGCGACTTCTCCCCGGCCGACGGCGCTGCCGCGATGCGGCGTCTCCTCGCCCGGGGCGTGCCCATCGACGGGCTCTTCGCCGCGAACGACCAGATGGCCGCCGGCGCCTACTCCGTCATCCGCGAGGCCGGCCTGACGATCCCCGGCGACATCGCCGTCGTGGGCTACGACGACGACCGCTACGGTGAGACCGCCGCACCGCCGCTCACGACGATCGCGCAGTCGCCCGTCGACCTCGGCGCCGAGATGGCGAGGGTGCTGGTCCGTCGCCTCGCGGGCGAGCCGGTCGAGCGCGTCACGATGATGCCGACCCGCCTCGTTCCGCGCGCCTCCGTCTGA
- a CDS encoding site-specific DNA-methyltransferase codes for MSLAAAADEVPLRWTPDGPDLVLEGDNLDVVAQLPDESFTLIYLDPPFNTGRVQRRHSSTSVRTAETGVNRFAGFKGQAYERIRGDLRRFDDAFDDYWGFLEPRLVEAWRVLAADGTLYLHLDYREAHYAKVLLDALFGRECFLNEIIWAYDYGAKAQSRWPTKHDTILVYVKDPKGYHFDNATVDREPYMAPGLVTAEKAARGKLPTDVWWHTIVSPTGREKTGYPTQKPEGILRRIVQASSREGDWVLDFFAGSGTTGAVAKALGRRYVLVDENPQALEIIRARLS; via the coding sequence ATGTCCCTCGCCGCAGCAGCCGATGAAGTGCCGCTGCGATGGACCCCGGACGGCCCCGACCTCGTCCTCGAGGGCGACAATCTCGACGTCGTGGCGCAGCTGCCCGATGAGTCGTTCACGCTCATCTACCTCGACCCGCCGTTCAACACCGGGCGGGTGCAGCGTCGCCACTCCTCGACCTCGGTGCGCACCGCTGAGACCGGTGTGAACCGTTTCGCCGGCTTCAAAGGGCAGGCGTACGAGCGCATCCGCGGCGACCTCCGACGCTTCGACGACGCCTTCGACGACTACTGGGGCTTCCTCGAGCCGCGACTCGTCGAGGCCTGGCGCGTCCTGGCCGCCGACGGCACCCTCTACCTCCACCTCGACTACCGCGAGGCGCACTACGCGAAGGTGCTCCTCGACGCCCTCTTCGGCCGGGAGTGCTTCCTCAACGAGATCATCTGGGCCTACGACTACGGCGCGAAGGCTCAGAGCCGCTGGCCGACGAAGCACGACACGATCCTCGTCTACGTGAAGGACCCGAAGGGGTACCACTTCGACAACGCGACCGTCGATCGCGAGCCCTACATGGCGCCCGGGCTCGTCACTGCGGAGAAGGCGGCGCGCGGCAAGCTGCCCACCGACGTCTGGTGGCACACGATCGTGTCGCCGACCGGTCGCGAGAAGACCGGGTACCCGACCCAGAAGCCGGAGGGAATCCTACGTCGTATCGTGCAGGCGTCCTCCCGCGAGGGCGACTGGGTGCTCGACTTCTTCGCCGGCAGCGGCACGACGGGGGCGGTCGCGAAGGCGCTCGGTCGTCGGTACGTCCTCGTCGACGAGAACCCGCAGGCGCTCGAGATCATCCGCGCCCGCCTCTCCTAG
- a CDS encoding GH1 family beta-glucosidase: MTHAPQPTTRPALILPPFLWGSATAAAQVEGAAHKDGKEDSIWDAFARVPGAIANGDDLEVAVDHYHRTAGDVAIMSELGLDAYRFSTSWARIKPGDRDVNPAGLDFYSRLVDQLLDAGILPWLTLYHWDLPQALEEQGGWTNRDTALRFVDYAEATYEALGDRVQHWTTFNEPFCSSLLGYAVGVHAPGRRDEAAALAAIHHQHLAHGLATTRLRELGAEQIGITLNLTNAIPADPTDPADVDAARRVDGIMNRIFLEPIVLGAYPADVAHDLEGLGLDTLVHDGDLETISAPIDFLGVNHYHDDLVSGHPDDSGADGGHSGATEREAGSPWLASPDISFPSRGLPRTAMDWEVHPAGLRTLLVRLGREYPTLPPLYVTENGAAYDDVVAEDGRIHDVDRDAFIQDHIDQVELAIADGADVRGYFVWSLLDNFEWAYGYDKRFGIVRVDYDTQERTIKDSGLAYARRIAASRVVPAVAELP, encoded by the coding sequence ATGACGCACGCCCCCCAGCCCACCACCCGTCCGGCCCTGATCCTGCCGCCGTTCCTCTGGGGTTCCGCCACCGCGGCCGCCCAGGTCGAGGGAGCAGCGCACAAGGACGGCAAGGAGGACTCCATCTGGGACGCCTTCGCCCGGGTGCCCGGCGCGATCGCCAACGGTGACGACCTCGAGGTCGCCGTCGACCACTACCACCGCACCGCCGGCGACGTCGCGATCATGTCCGAGCTGGGCCTCGACGCCTACCGCTTCTCCACGAGCTGGGCGCGCATCAAGCCGGGCGACCGCGACGTCAACCCCGCCGGCCTCGACTTCTACAGCCGTCTCGTCGACCAGCTCCTCGACGCCGGCATCCTCCCCTGGCTCACCCTGTACCACTGGGACCTCCCGCAGGCGCTCGAGGAGCAGGGAGGCTGGACGAACCGCGACACCGCCCTGCGCTTCGTCGACTACGCCGAGGCCACCTACGAGGCGCTCGGCGACCGCGTCCAGCACTGGACGACCTTCAACGAACCGTTCTGCTCCTCCCTGCTCGGCTACGCCGTCGGCGTGCACGCACCCGGCCGCCGCGACGAGGCCGCCGCGCTCGCCGCCATCCACCACCAGCACCTCGCCCACGGCCTCGCCACCACGCGCCTCCGCGAGCTCGGTGCCGAGCAGATCGGCATCACCCTCAACCTCACTAATGCGATCCCGGCGGACCCCACCGACCCGGCCGACGTCGACGCCGCCCGCCGCGTCGACGGGATCATGAACCGCATCTTCCTCGAACCGATCGTCCTCGGCGCGTACCCGGCCGACGTCGCCCACGACCTCGAGGGCCTCGGCCTCGACACGCTCGTCCACGACGGCGACCTCGAGACCATCTCCGCCCCGATCGACTTCCTCGGCGTCAACCACTACCACGACGACCTCGTGTCGGGTCACCCCGACGACTCCGGCGCCGACGGCGGCCACTCCGGCGCGACCGAGCGCGAGGCCGGTTCGCCGTGGCTCGCCTCGCCCGACATCTCCTTCCCGAGCCGTGGACTCCCACGCACCGCGATGGACTGGGAGGTGCACCCCGCCGGCCTCCGCACCCTGCTCGTCCGGCTCGGCCGCGAGTACCCGACGCTGCCGCCGCTGTACGTCACCGAGAACGGCGCGGCCTACGACGACGTCGTCGCGGAGGACGGCCGCATCCACGACGTCGACCGCGACGCCTTCATCCAGGACCACATCGACCAGGTGGAACTCGCGATCGCCGACGGCGCCGACGTGCGCGGCTACTTCGTCTGGTCACTGCTCGACAACTTCGAGTGGGCATACGGCTACGACAAGCGGTTCGGGATCGTGCGGGTCGACTACGACACGCAGGAGCGCACGATCAAGGACAGCGGACTCGCGTACGCGCGCCGCATCGCCGCCTCGCGTGTGGTGCCCGCCGTGGCGGAGCTTCCCTGA
- a CDS encoding GNAT family N-acetyltransferase — MTTEFANETDAQRYTMHVDGQLVSVVDYRISGDSISFPRTFTTPPFRGKGYAGELVAYAVDDVEQHSDRRIVPMCWYVGEWFDAHPERQDLLTRSAG, encoded by the coding sequence ATGACCACGGAGTTCGCCAACGAGACCGATGCCCAGCGCTACACCATGCACGTCGACGGCCAGCTGGTGAGCGTCGTCGACTACCGGATCTCGGGCGACTCGATCTCGTTCCCCCGCACCTTCACCACGCCGCCCTTCCGCGGCAAGGGGTACGCGGGCGAACTCGTCGCCTACGCGGTCGACGACGTCGAGCAGCACAGCGACCGTCGGATCGTCCCGATGTGCTGGTACGTGGGCGAGTGGTTCGACGCGCACCCCGAGCGTCAGGACCTCCTCACCCGCTCAGCCGGCTAG
- a CDS encoding HEAT repeat domain-containing protein, whose product MTAQNETPDPSTPATQASLEQRLADAVAAESEIRVVERCVSLLAGRYEGEDFLRVVGGHHAEGILGGAPALYWPELWGTRALLHVWDDSATAPVIGALGNQAWRVREMAARVCAERRVGDVAAIAPLLSDDHARVRAAGARALAVVGGEDAKPLLEALLRDPDREVRRAAQQSAKALAARR is encoded by the coding sequence ATGACAGCGCAGAACGAGACACCCGACCCGTCGACCCCCGCCACGCAGGCGTCCCTCGAGCAGCGGCTCGCCGACGCGGTGGCCGCCGAGAGCGAGATCCGGGTCGTCGAACGCTGCGTGTCCCTCCTCGCCGGTCGCTACGAGGGTGAGGACTTCCTCCGCGTCGTCGGCGGACACCACGCCGAGGGCATCCTCGGCGGAGCGCCCGCGCTGTACTGGCCCGAGCTCTGGGGCACCCGCGCCCTGCTGCACGTGTGGGACGACTCGGCGACCGCGCCCGTCATCGGAGCACTCGGCAACCAGGCCTGGCGCGTCCGCGAGATGGCCGCACGCGTCTGCGCCGAACGCCGCGTCGGCGACGTCGCCGCGATCGCACCACTGCTGAGCGACGACCACGCCCGTGTGCGCGCTGCCGGAGCCCGGGCGCTCGCCGTCGTCGGTGGTGAGGACGCCAAGCCGCTCCTCGAGGCGCTCCTCCGCGACCCCGACCGCGAGGTCCGTCGCGCCGCGCAGCAGTCCGCGAAAGCGCTCGCCGCCCGCCGCTGA